Genomic window (Zingiber officinale cultivar Zhangliang chromosome 2B, Zo_v1.1, whole genome shotgun sequence):
TTAGTTCTTTCCATACCACATTCCTTGGAGCCACCACAAGCTGATTCCACTGTGAAAAGAAATACAAATATTACTCACCTCAACCATGAACCTTCAACTATGAGACAAACTTAGCAATCACATCAAACAACAAACCAGACATATAATCTATTGGACAATCCTGTAGCCGGAGATAGAGAAAAAAGATctgaatttctaaaaattaaattcaaatttatctgTTGAATTGTAACATACATTAATCTAAGGCAAGTAAGAAGCTATCATATGCGAGAGATCAGATCAATACTACAAGGGGCTTAATGTTATGATTATCCATTTTTCCTATACCAATCATAGTTGTAGATAAGATAATCGAATAATGCATAAAATTCTAAGAATTTGTGCATGGCATGGAGAGATCAATGTTATCTTGAAGACGAGGAGAAATTAAAATATGAAATAGAGTACGTGTCTTGATGATGTAAGTATTATGAACATTCACACAAAGAAAGACTGCTTATAGATCCAACGGATCTGTGATTTTTATCTTAAGTCACAACCTAAGAAAGGAGATTAATCAACCTACTATTGGAGCGAGAAGGGAATAAAGATGTTGCAATAAGAATGTTGGAAAGCTAGACTTAGGATATAGTTTTGGACACATCAAATTAAAAGCACACAATTCCTTGAGGTTGAAGAAACGAATGCAACATGACCCTGTATGAAGTTGATTTGAAGTCTCTGTATATCATTGAAATATTCTTTCACGAAGTAGTTAGGAATGAAAGAAAGATTGACAACTAAAGGTAGAATCAATCTCAATAGATCCTGCAACCATGTTGATCCATAAAATCCAAATCCATGTATATAAAATAATGTTTGTAATTTATCCATAAATTCAACTCTTgcataaaaattaataatcaataGTTGTTGTAGAAAAAAATGAGAAGGATGTAttcatgtatatatttttattttaataatttatatttatattttatataaaaaataaattattttccttATAATACATGAATAGCATATAGAATTAATACTGTTGCTCAATGggaagaaattttttaaacttgaaaCATGATTTATTCATCTAAGTTATGATTACCTGTGGCAGTTGAAGAAAGAAGAATACGAAACAGAAACAGTATCTGAAATGTACGTATCTCTTAAACTTTGCTATGGCAAATGGGCAAAAGGCAGAAGAGAAGTGTCAAGAAAATAGTTATCTTTACTCGTAAGTGAGCAAAGTGATAGTCAATCGATGGTGATAATGAAGATGATGATTGGTTGTATGTATGTACATTGATGGAAGCAAGAGCTAGCGATATATGAGCAAAAGCCTTGGCATGGGAGCCAAGTCATGAGCTTGCATGAAACCACCTTCTCAACAGTCGACGCCAACAATTGGATATATCATCACCCTCCACGTACGGCTACTACGTACTTACTATAAATACCACCTCGAGCAATCGTGATCTCCTCATCGCAAGTCCCTTCCCAAACCATCAATGGCCTTCCGATCTCCTCCTCCGCCCCCCGCAAGGCAACCACCCACGTCACCTCCTCCCACACCACGTCAAAGTCCCCCGCCTCCCACTCCCATCGTGAACCCACCGCCGCCTCCGGCTCCCACTCCCAAACTGCCACCGCCGCCTCCGAATGTAAAGCCACCGCCACCTCCCGCTCCCACTCCCATGCTGCCACCGCCGCCTCCGATTGTACAGCCCCCGCCATCGCCACCTCCACCACGAAGCCCCCCGCCGCCTCCTAGTGTAAAGCCACCACCGCCGCCACAACCAAGCCCCCCGCCGCCTCCTAGTGTTAAGCCACCGCCACCTCCCACTCCCAAACTGCCACCGCCGCCACAACGAATCCCCCCGCCACCTCCTAGTGTAAACCCACCGCCGCCGCCACAACGAATCCCCCCGCCGCCTCCTAGTGTTAAGCCACCGCCACCTCCCACTCCCAAACTGCCACCGC
Coding sequences:
- the LOC122048199 gene encoding leucine-rich repeat extensin-like protein 3, producing MAFRSPPPPPARQPPTSPPPTPRQSPPPPTPIVNPPPPPAPTPKLPPPPPNVKPPPPPAPTPMLPPPPPIVQPPPSPPPPRSPPPPPSVKPPPPPQPSPPPPPSVKPPPPPTPKLPPPPQRIPPPPPSVNPPPPPQRIPPPPPSVKPPPPPTPKLPPPPAPVAPLVPPPPPPGPNHTVVIVVVATLGGLVLLGFLAAAVFCFLQKRKKKQKAAAREGLAADVEGHVHGQQLHERFKKGAASSFGKAARSSSRATG